In Chryseobacterium camelliae, one DNA window encodes the following:
- the rplN gene encoding 50S ribosomal protein L14, which translates to MLQTESRLKVADNTGAKEVLVIRVLGGTRRRYASVGDKIVVTIKDSTPSGNAKKGQVSKAVVVRTKKAVRRKDGSYIKFDDNACVLLNAAGEMRGTRVFGPVARELRDKEYMKIISLAPEVL; encoded by the coding sequence ATGTTACAAACAGAATCAAGATTAAAAGTTGCTGATAACACAGGTGCTAAAGAAGTATTGGTGATCAGAGTTCTGGGAGGAACCAGAAGAAGATATGCTTCAGTTGGTGATAAAATCGTAGTTACGATCAAGGATTCTACACCATCCGGAAACGCTAAAAAAGGTCAGGTATCTAAAGCTGTCGTAGTAAGAACTAAAAAAGCAGTAAGAAGAAAAGATGGTTCATACATCAAATTCGACGATAACGCTTGTGTATTGCTAAACGCAGCAGGAGAAATGAGAGGAACCCGTGTTTTCGGACCGGTTGCCCGTGAGTTGAGAGACAAAGAATATATGAAAATCATTTCATTAGCTCCTGAAGTACTTTAA
- the rplX gene encoding 50S ribosomal protein L24 — MSKLKIKRGDNVIITTGRKEIKGKTGEVIEVIKKEGKDPRVVVAGLNIVKKHVKPSASNPQGGIVEREASIHISNVALVGKDGKAIKVGYKIEGDKKARINKKTGETL; from the coding sequence ATGTCAAAGTTAAAAATAAAAAGAGGAGATAACGTAATCATTACTACCGGTAGAAAAGAAATCAAAGGTAAGACTGGTGAAGTTATTGAAGTGATCAAAAAAGAAGGAAAAGACCCAAGAGTTGTTGTGGCAGGACTTAACATCGTTAAAAAACACGTTAAGCCTTCAGCTTCTAACCCTCAAGGAGGAATCGTTGAAAGAGAAGCTTCTATTCATATCTCAAACGTAGCTTTAGTTGGTAAAGACGGAAAAGCTATCAAAGTAGGTTACAAAATCGAAGGAGATAAGAAGGCAAGAATCAATAAGAAAACGGGTGAAACTTTATAA
- the rplE gene encoding 50S ribosomal protein L5: protein MEYIARPKKAYKETIVPAMMEEFGYKSVMQVPKLEKIVVSQGLGDATADKKIIDYAVEELTNITGQKAVGTISKKDEAAFKLRKGMPVGAKVTLRANRMYEFLDRLTSSALPRIRDFSGIKADGFDGRGNYNLGITEQIIFPEIVIDKVKKIQGMDITFVTTAKTDKEAKALLTHFGLPFKKN, encoded by the coding sequence ATGGAATATATAGCAAGACCCAAGAAAGCATACAAAGAAACCATTGTTCCTGCAATGATGGAAGAATTTGGGTACAAGTCAGTAATGCAAGTGCCTAAGTTAGAGAAGATCGTTGTGTCACAAGGTTTAGGTGATGCTACTGCAGATAAGAAAATTATTGATTATGCTGTAGAAGAATTAACAAACATCACTGGTCAGAAGGCAGTTGGTACCATCTCTAAGAAAGATGAGGCTGCATTCAAATTAAGAAAAGGGATGCCTGTAGGTGCTAAAGTTACTTTAAGAGCCAACAGAATGTATGAATTCTTAGACAGACTTACTTCTTCTGCATTGCCGCGAATCAGAGATTTCTCTGGTATCAAAGCTGACGGTTTCGATGGTAGAGGAAACTATAACTTAGGGATCACTGAGCAGATCATCTTCCCTGAGATCGTAATTGACAAAGTGAAAAAAATCCAGGGGATGGACATCACTTTCGTTACTACTGCGAAAACAGATAAAGAAGCTAAAGCATTATTAACTCATTTCGGTTTACCATTTAAAAAGAACTAA
- the rpsN gene encoding 30S ribosomal protein S14, which produces MAKESMKARERKREALVAKYADKRKALKEAGDYEALQKLPKNASPVRLHNRCKLTGRPRGYMRTFGISRVTFREMANNGLIPGVKKASW; this is translated from the coding sequence ATGGCTAAAGAATCAATGAAAGCGCGTGAGCGCAAAAGAGAAGCACTTGTTGCTAAGTACGCTGACAAAAGAAAAGCTTTAAAAGAAGCTGGTGATTATGAAGCCCTTCAGAAGTTACCTAAAAATGCTTCTCCTGTAAGATTACACAACAGATGTAAACTGACAGGTAGACCAAGAGGATACATGAGAACGTTTGGTATTTCCAGAGTAACATTCAGAGAAATGGCCAACAACGGATTGATCCCGGGAGTTAAAAAAGCCAGTTGGTAA
- the rpsH gene encoding 30S ribosomal protein S8, with amino-acid sequence MVTDPISDFLTRVRNAQSAGHKVVEIPASKIKKEITKILFDQGYILNYKFEDSAVQGTIKIALKYDKQTSKPAIKSIQRASRPGLRQYKGSTELPRVLNGLGVAIISTSKGVMTDKKAREEKVGGEVICYVY; translated from the coding sequence ATGGTAACAGATCCAATTTCAGATTTCCTAACAAGAGTAAGGAACGCACAAAGCGCAGGCCACAAAGTGGTGGAAATTCCTGCATCGAAAATCAAAAAGGAGATTACTAAGATCTTATTTGATCAGGGGTATATCTTAAACTATAAGTTTGAGGATAGCGCTGTTCAGGGAACGATCAAAATCGCTTTAAAGTACGACAAACAAACCAGCAAGCCTGCAATTAAGTCTATTCAGAGAGCTTCAAGACCAGGTTTGAGACAGTACAAAGGTTCTACGGAACTTCCAAGAGTACTGAACGGTTTAGGTGTAGCTATCATCTCTACTTCTAAAGGAGTAATGACTGATAAGAAAGCCAGAGAAGAAAAAGTAGGCGGTGAAGTAATCTGCTATGTTTATTAA
- the rplF gene encoding 50S ribosomal protein L6, protein MSRIGKAIITIPAGVTITENNGVVTAKGPKGELSQELTAGITLEQKDGELTVNRPSESKQHKALHGLYRALINNMIVGVSEGFEKKLELVGVGYRASHSGQKLELALGFSHGIVLELPGEVKVDTLTEKGKNPIITLTSYDKQLLGMVAAKIRSFRKPEPYKGKGVRFVGENVRRKAGKSA, encoded by the coding sequence ATGTCAAGAATTGGTAAAGCAATTATAACAATTCCAGCAGGAGTTACCATCACTGAAAACAACGGTGTAGTAACAGCTAAAGGCCCTAAAGGAGAACTTTCTCAGGAGCTTACTGCAGGAATTACTTTAGAACAGAAAGATGGTGAACTTACAGTGAACAGACCATCTGAGTCTAAGCAACACAAAGCGCTTCACGGTTTATACAGAGCGTTGATCAACAACATGATTGTTGGTGTATCAGAAGGTTTCGAAAAGAAACTGGAACTAGTAGGGGTAGGATACAGAGCTTCTCACTCAGGACAAAAACTTGAGTTGGCTTTAGGATTCTCTCACGGTATCGTACTGGAACTTCCAGGTGAAGTAAAAGTAGATACATTGACTGAAAAAGGTAAAAATCCAATTATTACTTTAACGTCTTACGATAAGCAACTTCTTGGAATGGTAGCTGCGAAAATCAGATCATTCAGAAAGCCTGAACCGTACAAAGGAAAAGGTGTAAGATTCGTTGGTGAAAATGTTAGACGTAAAGCTGGTAAATCTGCTTAA
- the rplR gene encoding 50S ribosomal protein L18: MALSKVEKRIRIKRRVRGKISGSSELPRLSVYKSNKEIYAQLIDDKSGKTLVSASSREKGVEANGTKSDVSAAVGKAIAAKALAAGIENIVFDRNGFVYHGRVKALADGAREGGLKF, translated from the coding sequence ATGGCATTAAGTAAAGTAGAAAAAAGAATAAGAATCAAAAGAAGAGTAAGAGGAAAAATCTCCGGTTCTTCTGAATTGCCAAGATTATCTGTATACAAAAGTAATAAGGAAATTTACGCTCAGTTAATCGACGATAAAAGTGGTAAAACTTTAGTTTCAGCTTCTTCCAGAGAGAAAGGAGTAGAAGCTAACGGTACTAAAAGTGACGTTTCTGCTGCTGTAGGTAAGGCTATCGCTGCCAAAGCCCTTGCTGCAGGAATTGAAAATATTGTATTCGACAGAAACGGATTCGTATACCATGGAAGAGTTAAGGCTCTTGCTGACGGTGCGAGAGAAGGTGGACTTAAATTCTAA
- the rpsE gene encoding 30S ribosomal protein S5, with protein sequence MLGLDNIERVKPGGLELKDRLVAVNRVTKVTKGGRAFGFSAIVVVGNEEGVIGYGLGKSKEVASAIAKAVEDAKKNLVKVPVMNHTIPHQTTARYGGADIFLRPASHGTGLIAGGAVRAVLESAGIHDILSKSKGSSNPHNVVKATFKALLDIRRPEEIARMRGVSLTKVFNG encoded by the coding sequence ATGTTAGGACTAGATAATATAGAAAGAGTAAAACCGGGAGGATTAGAACTTAAAGATCGTCTCGTAGCTGTTAACAGAGTAACAAAAGTAACCAAAGGAGGTAGAGCTTTCGGATTTTCTGCTATCGTTGTAGTAGGAAACGAAGAAGGGGTTATCGGTTACGGATTAGGAAAATCTAAAGAGGTAGCTTCTGCAATCGCTAAGGCTGTTGAAGATGCAAAGAAAAACCTTGTGAAAGTTCCTGTAATGAACCATACCATCCCTCACCAGACTACAGCAAGATACGGTGGTGCGGATATCTTCCTTAGACCTGCTTCTCACGGTACAGGGCTTATCGCCGGTGGTGCGGTAAGAGCGGTATTGGAGTCTGCCGGTATCCACGATATCCTTTCAAAATCTAAAGGATCTTCTAACCCTCACAACGTGGTGAAAGCTACTTTCAAAGCGTTATTGGATATCAGAAGACCTGAAGAAATCGCAAGAATGAGAGGAGTTTCCCTAACTAAAGTGTTTAACGGTTAA
- the rpmD gene encoding 50S ribosomal protein L30: MATIKVKQVRSAIGRTKTQKRTLEALGFKKLHQVVEHEATPSILGMIAAVSHLLEVQK; the protein is encoded by the coding sequence ATGGCAACAATCAAAGTAAAGCAAGTAAGAAGCGCTATTGGAAGAACAAAAACCCAAAAGAGAACGCTTGAAGCATTAGGATTTAAGAAACTTCACCAAGTTGTAGAACATGAAGCTACTCCTTCTATCCTAGGAATGATAGCTGCAGTTAGTCATTTACTTGAAGTTCAGAAATAA
- the rplO gene encoding 50S ribosomal protein L15, whose translation MNLNNIKPAAGSTFNSKRIGRGQGSGKGGTSTKGHKGQKSRAGYSQKIGFEGGQMPLQRRLPKFGFKNVNRKEFRAINLDSIQTLIENKSITGDITKEVLIENGLASKNELVKIMGRGELKSAVSISADKFTKSAEELITKAGGKAITL comes from the coding sequence ATGAATTTAAATAACATAAAGCCAGCTGCAGGATCAACTTTCAATTCAAAAAGAATTGGTAGAGGACAAGGTAGTGGAAAAGGAGGTACTTCTACAAAAGGTCACAAAGGACAAAAATCAAGAGCCGGTTATTCTCAGAAGATCGGTTTCGAAGGTGGTCAGATGCCTTTACAGAGAAGATTACCTAAATTCGGTTTCAAAAACGTAAACAGAAAAGAATTCAGAGCCATCAACCTGGATTCTATCCAGACTTTAATCGAGAACAAATCTATTACAGGTGACATCACGAAAGAAGTTTTGATAGAAAACGGATTGGCTTCTAAAAATGAATTAGTGAAAATTATGGGGAGAGGAGAATTGAAATCTGCGGTTTCAATTTCTGCTGACAAATTCACTAAATCTGCTGAAGAGCTTATCACTAAGGCAGGTGGAAAAGCAATTACCTTATAA
- the secY gene encoding preprotein translocase subunit SecY yields the protein MKEFIQTLKNIWSLKELREKILFTLGIILVYRFASYISLPAINLAEVGDLLEHYKSQGGNKQGAGLLGLLSSFTGGAFSHASVMALGIMPYISASIIVQLMGMAIPYLQKLQKDGESGRNTLNQITRWLTIGVCLVQAPSYLTSITQLFLPYTQFQSAYYVEPTSIMFWLPSIVILVGGSVFAMWLGEKITDKGIGNGISILIMVGILSRLPEAFVQEMAVQNGKGGMGSIMILIEVLFWMIVVLLAVVLSVAVRKIPIQYVSRAQARGGVNRNLMQGARQWIPLKVNAAGVMPIIFAQALMFVPGLLTKVDESNTFLAGFKNVFSWQYNVLFALLIIIFSFFYTAITIPVNQMADDLKRNGGLVPKVRPGKETADYLDDILSKITLPGAIFLSIFAVLPAIVHGSFVQTDAFALFFGGTSLLIMVGVILDTVQQINTYLLNHHYDGLMQSKLSRTTGY from the coding sequence ATGAAAGAATTTATACAAACACTTAAAAATATTTGGAGTCTTAAAGAATTAAGAGAGAAAATTCTCTTTACTCTGGGGATTATCCTTGTGTATAGATTCGCATCTTATATCTCCCTTCCTGCAATTAACCTTGCAGAAGTGGGAGATCTCTTAGAGCATTATAAAAGTCAGGGCGGTAACAAGCAAGGAGCAGGTCTCCTTGGCTTGCTTTCGTCGTTTACGGGGGGAGCTTTCAGCCATGCTTCCGTAATGGCGTTAGGGATCATGCCTTATATTTCTGCTTCTATTATTGTTCAGTTGATGGGGATGGCTATTCCCTATCTTCAGAAGCTTCAGAAAGATGGAGAGTCAGGTAGAAATACATTGAATCAGATAACAAGATGGTTAACAATCGGAGTTTGTCTCGTACAGGCCCCTTCTTACTTAACTTCTATTACTCAATTATTCTTACCGTATACTCAGTTCCAGTCTGCATATTATGTAGAGCCAACTTCCATTATGTTCTGGCTGCCAAGTATTGTAATCCTGGTGGGCGGTTCAGTATTTGCCATGTGGCTTGGTGAAAAGATTACCGACAAAGGAATCGGGAATGGTATTTCCATCCTGATTATGGTAGGAATCTTGTCCAGGCTTCCGGAAGCATTTGTACAGGAGATGGCGGTTCAGAACGGAAAAGGAGGAATGGGATCTATCATGATCCTTATTGAAGTATTATTCTGGATGATTGTGGTTCTTTTGGCTGTGGTACTATCCGTGGCCGTAAGGAAGATTCCGATCCAGTATGTAAGCAGAGCTCAAGCAAGAGGAGGTGTTAACAGAAATCTTATGCAGGGAGCAAGACAGTGGATTCCACTCAAAGTAAACGCTGCCGGAGTTATGCCGATCATCTTTGCCCAGGCATTGATGTTCGTACCGGGGTTATTAACCAAAGTGGACGAGTCCAATACTTTTCTTGCAGGTTTCAAAAATGTTTTCAGCTGGCAGTACAATGTGCTGTTTGCGCTATTGATTATTATCTTTTCATTCTTCTATACTGCGATTACCATCCCGGTAAACCAGATGGCTGATGATCTGAAGAGAAACGGAGGTTTGGTACCGAAGGTAAGACCCGGTAAAGAGACCGCTGACTATTTAGATGACATTTTATCAAAAATTACCTTGCCGGGTGCAATATTTTTGTCTATCTTTGCAGTCCTTCCAGCAATTGTACATGGAAGCTTTGTTCAGACAGACGCCTTTGCCCTATTTTTCGGTGGTACATCACTGTTAATTATGGTGGGCGTAATTTTAGATACCGTTCAACAGATTAACACTTATCTGCTGAACCATCACTATGATGGCCTAATGCAGTCTAAATTGTCAAGAACCACTGGATATTAA
- the infA gene encoding translation initiation factor IF-1, whose protein sequence is MAKQKHIEQDGVITEALSNAQFRVELENGHVLIAHISGKMRMHYIKLLPGDKVKLEMSPYDLSKGRITFRY, encoded by the coding sequence ATGGCGAAACAAAAACATATTGAACAAGACGGCGTTATTACGGAAGCACTTTCCAACGCCCAGTTCCGTGTAGAGCTGGAGAATGGGCATGTACTTATTGCTCATATTTCCGGTAAAATGAGAATGCATTATATTAAACTTTTACCTGGTGATAAGGTGAAACTAGAAATGTCTCCTTACGATTTATCCAAAGGGAGAATCACATTCAGATACTAA
- the rpmJ gene encoding 50S ribosomal protein L36, which translates to MKVRASIKKRSADCKIVRRKGVLFVINKKNPKFKQRQG; encoded by the coding sequence ATGAAAGTTAGAGCATCAATTAAAAAAAGAAGTGCTGATTGCAAAATCGTACGCAGAAAAGGTGTATTGTTTGTAATCAACAAGAAGAACCCAAAATTTAAACAAAGACAAGGCTAA
- the rpsM gene encoding 30S ribosomal protein S13, translated as MARIAGIDLPKNKRGVIGLTYIYGVGRSTSSEILKAAGISEDKKVNEWNDDELAAIRTYISENIKVEGELRSEVQLNIKRLMDIGCQRGIRHRLGLPLRGQRTKNNSRTRKGKRKTVANKKKASK; from the coding sequence ATGGCGAGAATTGCAGGTATTGATTTACCAAAAAACAAAAGAGGTGTTATCGGTTTAACTTACATCTACGGAGTAGGAAGAAGTACTTCTTCTGAAATCCTTAAAGCTGCCGGTATCAGCGAAGACAAGAAAGTCAACGAATGGAATGACGATGAATTGGCTGCCATCAGAACTTATATCTCTGAAAACATCAAAGTAGAAGGAGAATTAAGATCTGAAGTGCAATTGAACATCAAGCGATTGATGGACATAGGATGCCAACGAGGAATACGTCACAGACTAGGATTACCTTTAAGAGGCCAGAGAACGAAAAACAACTCTAGAACCCGAAAAGGAAAGAGAAAAACTGTTGCTAACAAGAAAAAAGCTAGTAAATAA
- the rpsK gene encoding 30S ribosomal protein S11: MAKQTKVVKKRKVKVEAIGEAHIQASFNNIIISLTNKNGEVISWASAGKMGFRGSKKNTPFAAQMAAENCSAVAHEAGLRRVKVFVKGPGAGRESAIRSIHNSGIEVSEIIDVTPMPHNGCRPPKRRRV, encoded by the coding sequence ATGGCAAAACAAACTAAAGTAGTTAAAAAAAGAAAAGTAAAAGTTGAAGCTATTGGTGAAGCGCATATTCAGGCTTCTTTCAATAACATCATCATTTCTTTAACAAATAAAAACGGAGAGGTTATCTCTTGGGCTTCTGCCGGTAAAATGGGTTTCAGAGGTTCTAAAAAGAATACTCCATTTGCTGCTCAAATGGCAGCTGAAAATTGCTCTGCTGTAGCTCACGAAGCTGGTTTAAGAAGAGTAAAGGTGTTTGTGAAAGGTCCGGGTGCAGGTAGAGAATCTGCAATCAGATCAATCCACAATTCAGGAATTGAAGTTAGCGAAATCATTGATGTGACGCCTATGCCGCACAATGGATGTAGACCACCAAAAAGAAGAAGAGTTTAA
- the rpsD gene encoding 30S ribosomal protein S4: MARYIGPKTKIARKFGAAIYGDDKNFEKRKNQPPGQHGPNKRRGAKKSEYAVQLAEKQKAKYTYGILERQFANLFEKAHRSKGVTGEVLLQLCESRLDNVVYRFGFAKTRSAARQLVSHRHITVNGEILNIPSYLVKAGDVIAVREKSKSLEVVVNSLASKSNYEWLQFNDEKKEGTFVSAPERIQIPEDIKEQLIVELYSK, from the coding sequence ATGGCAAGATATATTGGTCCTAAGACTAAGATTGCGAGAAAGTTTGGTGCTGCAATCTACGGAGACGACAAAAACTTCGAAAAAAGAAAAAACCAACCACCGGGACAACACGGTCCTAACAAAAGAAGAGGTGCTAAGAAATCTGAATACGCAGTTCAGTTAGCTGAAAAGCAAAAGGCTAAATATACATACGGGATCCTGGAAAGACAATTTGCTAACCTGTTTGAAAAAGCACACAGAAGCAAAGGGGTTACCGGTGAAGTTCTTTTGCAGCTTTGCGAATCCAGATTAGACAATGTAGTGTACAGATTCGGTTTTGCTAAAACAAGATCTGCTGCAAGACAATTGGTTTCTCACAGACACATTACTGTAAACGGTGAGATTCTGAACATCCCTTCTTATTTGGTTAAAGCAGGTGACGTAATCGCAGTAAGAGAAAAATCCAAGTCTCTTGAAGTGGTTGTGAATTCATTAGCTTCCAAGTCAAATTATGAGTGGTTACAATTCAACGATGAGAAGAAGGAAGGTACCTTCGTTTCTGCTCCTGAAAGAATCCAGATTCCGGAGGATATCAAGGAACAGCTTATCGTCGAACTTTACTCTAAATAA
- a CDS encoding DNA-directed RNA polymerase subunit alpha, with translation MAILQFIKPDKVILLNSDEFKGQFEFRPLEPGFGLTIGNALRRVLLSSLEGYAISSIKIEGVEHEFSTIPGVIEDVTEIILNLKQVRLKAAAESQANEQVVAKVSGQTVITAGDLGKSINGFEVLNPDLVICNLNSDVTFEITFNIEQGRGYVPSEQNKSNNAPVGTIAIDSIFTPIKKVQYSIENYRVEQKTDYEKLVLDIETDGSISPQNALTEASKILIYHFMLFSDERITLETEAVKASIQYDEETLHTRQLLKSKLADMDLSVRALNCLKAAEVETLGELVSYSKSDLMKFRNFGKKSLTELEELVHSKGLNFGFDVAKYKLDADK, from the coding sequence ATGGCAATTTTACAATTCATAAAACCCGATAAAGTAATTTTACTTAACTCTGATGAATTTAAAGGTCAATTCGAATTCAGACCTTTAGAACCAGGTTTCGGGCTTACAATCGGTAATGCTTTGAGAAGAGTGTTGCTTTCTTCTCTGGAAGGATATGCTATTTCATCTATCAAAATAGAAGGTGTAGAGCACGAATTTTCAACTATTCCAGGAGTAATCGAAGACGTTACCGAAATTATTCTTAACCTTAAGCAGGTAAGATTAAAAGCTGCAGCAGAAAGCCAGGCCAACGAGCAGGTAGTTGCTAAGGTTTCAGGTCAGACGGTTATTACTGCTGGAGATTTAGGGAAGTCAATCAACGGATTTGAGGTGCTTAACCCGGATTTAGTGATTTGTAACCTAAACAGTGATGTAACTTTCGAAATTACTTTCAATATAGAACAAGGAAGAGGGTATGTTCCTTCAGAACAGAATAAGTCAAATAACGCGCCGGTAGGTACCATCGCTATTGACTCTATTTTCACGCCTATCAAGAAAGTACAGTACAGCATTGAAAATTATCGTGTAGAGCAAAAAACAGACTACGAAAAACTTGTATTAGATATCGAAACTGATGGTTCCATCAGTCCTCAGAATGCTTTGACTGAAGCTTCCAAGATATTAATTTATCACTTCATGCTGTTCTCCGATGAGAGAATCACGCTTGAAACCGAAGCCGTAAAAGCATCCATCCAGTACGATGAAGAAACACTTCACACAAGACAGCTTCTTAAGTCTAAACTCGCAGACATGGATCTTTCCGTAAGAGCCCTGAACTGCCTGAAGGCTGCAGAAGTAGAAACTCTTGGAGAACTGGTTTCTTACAGTAAGTCTGATTTGATGAAATTCAGAAATTTTGGTAAAAAATCTTTGACAGAACTAGAAGAATTAGTGCATTCAAAAGGTCTAAACTTCGGTTTCGACGTTGCAAAATATAAGTTAGACGCTGATAAATAA
- the rplQ gene encoding 50S ribosomal protein L17 translates to MRHGKKFNHLGRTASHRSALLSNMACSLIEHKRINTTVAKAKALRVYVEPLLTKAKEDTTHNRRIVFSYLQNKEAVTELFRSVAPKIAERNGGYTRIIKTGFRPGDAADTALIELVDFNELYNPNAEEKKTTRRSRRSSTAKKETVAAEAPVVEEKAAEPTAEAADSTEEKTEE, encoded by the coding sequence ATGAGACACGGTAAAAAATTCAATCACTTAGGAAGAACGGCTTCTCACAGAAGTGCTTTACTTTCTAATATGGCTTGTTCTCTAATTGAGCATAAAAGAATCAACACTACTGTAGCTAAAGCAAAAGCTTTAAGAGTATATGTTGAGCCCCTATTAACAAAAGCAAAAGAAGATACTACACACAACAGAAGAATTGTTTTTTCATATCTTCAGAATAAAGAGGCTGTTACTGAACTATTCAGATCAGTAGCTCCTAAAATCGCTGAAAGAAACGGTGGATATACAAGGATCATCAAAACTGGTTTCAGACCTGGTGATGCTGCGGATACTGCCCTTATTGAGCTGGTAGACTTCAATGAGCTTTACAATCCTAATGCGGAAGAGAAGAAGACAACAAGAAGAAGCAGAAGATCATCTACAGCTAAAAAAGAAACTGTAGCTGCTGAAGCTCCTGTAGTAGAAGAAAAAGCTGCTGAGCCAACGGCTGAAGCTGCTGATTCTACAGAAGAGAAGACTGAAGAATAA
- the eno gene encoding phosphopyruvate hydratase: MSYISYIEARQILDSRGNPTIEVDVFTESGAMGRAAVPSGASTGEHEAVELRDGGSEWMGKGVSKAVENVREIIAPELVGLPVFDQNLLDQIMIDLDGSKNKGNLGANAILGVSLAAAKAAATELRMPLYKYVGGVNANTLPVPMMNVINGGSHSDAPIAFQEFMIMPVKADSFSHALRKGTEIFHNLKSILHSRGLSTAVGDEGGFAPTFSGTEDALDTLLQAIEKAGYKPGDDIMLALDCAASEFYKDGIYDYRKFQTADAAQFSSSEQVSYLAELAAKYPIISIEDGMQENDWEGWKMLTDKIGDRVQLVGDDLFVTNVERLSRGVNEGIANSILVKVNQIGSLSETMAAVQMAQHNKFTSVMSHRSGETEDSTIADLAVAMNCGQIKTGSASRSDRMAKYNQLLRIEEALGETAVFPGLDAFKIKR; the protein is encoded by the coding sequence ATGAGTTACATTTCTTACATAGAAGCGAGACAAATTTTGGATTCAAGAGGAAATCCTACAATAGAAGTAGATGTATTCACAGAAAGCGGTGCGATGGGTCGTGCTGCAGTACCTTCCGGAGCATCTACCGGAGAACATGAAGCGGTAGAACTGCGTGACGGCGGTTCGGAATGGATGGGAAAAGGGGTTTCTAAAGCTGTAGAAAATGTAAGAGAAATCATTGCTCCTGAATTGGTAGGCCTTCCTGTTTTTGATCAGAATCTTCTTGACCAGATCATGATCGACCTGGACGGATCCAAGAACAAAGGAAACCTTGGAGCTAATGCAATTCTTGGAGTATCATTAGCTGCTGCTAAAGCTGCTGCAACTGAGCTTAGAATGCCATTATACAAATATGTAGGAGGAGTAAATGCCAATACACTGCCGGTTCCTATGATGAATGTCATCAACGGAGGATCCCACTCAGATGCGCCAATCGCATTCCAGGAATTCATGATCATGCCGGTAAAAGCAGATTCCTTCTCTCATGCACTGAGAAAAGGGACTGAGATCTTCCACAACCTTAAATCCATTCTTCACTCAAGAGGTTTATCTACCGCAGTAGGTGATGAAGGTGGATTTGCACCAACATTCTCAGGAACAGAAGATGCTTTGGATACTTTGCTTCAGGCGATCGAGAAAGCAGGATACAAGCCGGGAGACGATATTATGTTAGCTCTTGACTGTGCCGCTTCCGAATTCTATAAAGACGGAATCTATGACTACAGAAAATTCCAGACCGCGGATGCAGCACAATTCTCAAGCAGCGAACAGGTTTCTTATTTAGCTGAACTGGCTGCAAAATACCCGATCATTTCTATTGAAGACGGTATGCAGGAAAACGATTGGGAAGGGTGGAAAATGCTGACAGATAAGATCGGTGACCGAGTACAGCTTGTAGGTGACGATTTATTCGTAACCAATGTGGAAAGATTGTCAAGAGGAGTAAACGAAGGAATTGCAAACTCCATTTTGGTTAAGGTAAACCAGATCGGGTCCCTTTCTGAAACAATGGCTGCCGTACAGATGGCTCAGCACAACAAGTTCACTTCCGTAATGTCCCACAGATCCGGTGAAACGGAAGATTCAACCATTGCAGACCTTGCGGTTGCAATGAACTGCGGACAGATCAAAACAGGATCTGCTTCGAGATCAGACAGGATGGCGAAATACAACCAATTGCTGAGAATTGAAGAGGCTTTAGGTGAAACAGCAGTGTTCCCCGGACTGGATGCTTTTAAAATCAAAAGATAA